ctGAAACCTGTTCTAAGCAGCCACATTTCCCACATGGTCATATGAGCCTTCAAAGTTTCCCAGAATGCACTGTTTTAACCTGAACTTGTTTCTGTTCCTCACAGATGGTTCAGTTTATTAAAACCGTAAAACTTTAAAGATTATGTCTCTAGATTGTGACAGTGGTTGCTGTAAAAATGATTAATTTGAATGCAGCTTTTCACAGAACTTAAATGGGATTTTTAGTATTAGGTTTTTAATCTTGAAGATTTCATATCTTATGGAGTTATGGGGGAAAAATCGTAAATGGttaatggactggttcttacgCAGCACTTTTCTATTCTGAGTGTGAATTCCAGGATGCAGACGGCACCAGAAACAAGTGTGGTGGTTTTAAACAGAGTAAGTGTTTGGTTTATATTTTCCAGATCTGCTGGATTTATGAttaatgtgttgttgttttattttgagcATTCACtctcttgtttttgtctgttgtgTGCTAAgaattgtgttgtttttgtaaataaCTGTGTCCTATAGGTACATGCGACATCTTCTTTTATTCAATAGAACAAGTTGTTTCAAATTCACATAAACTACACAGACAGGATGTTGTTTCTACACATCTACCTGTTTTACTGAGACAAGTTCACTTCCTGTTACTTTGTAAATGTGCTTGTTTGCTAAATATGTGCATGTAAAGCTGGAGAAGACTGTGGCTTCTAAAATGCGGCTATGATCTTATGACTTATTTAAACCTTGAATTTAATCATAGTCAGATTAAAACTCAAATTCTGTTTTTCGGTGAAAATACCAAATAGACACAGACATTTAGAACAAAGCAGATTATCACACtaaaaaaaagggattggccagCTCTTGGATTTATGTAAGCATCTTGCGTGCATTTAACACAATTGCCTCATggtttaaagttaagtgtaactatatagtgtagaaactacataATATGTCACGGCTCGGGGCAGCGGCCGTGTGatgagaggaaaggaggactCAGATGCAACACTTACTAGAGATGCAGGGAGATTTATTTACAGAAGGCAGAACACAAGGTGGGGATGGCACAACAGAACTAAGGATAAActgaactgggaaaactaagctATAAAACGGCAAACCTGAAACACGAGAggaggacagcagggagagCACGTAGTGGAGTCACGGAGAGGAAAACGGAGCAATGCAGAGTAGGCAGGGTGACACAGAGgatgaacacagacgacgcgacaaggaactgagggaaacacacactataaatacacagagggacactgggaaatcacactcaggtgggagacacagctggacctgattaacctgacgagacaggggaacactaacaccagggaccaacagagggagcacaaacccagaaacccagtatctaaaatcccaaaacacaaaccatcccaaaacagcccacaaataataacaataaatacaccAAACACAAAATCCCTGAGTCAtggactcaggaccatgacataatatgtatataatatacataatatgcagagaggctagattaaattgttcatatcatgttcgagtgaagtaagtcaataatatAGCAATGTTAAATCTTGCGACACTGCACGGGATTTCAGTCTTGCACGCTTTGGTGCTTtgaggaaggcatccatctcagtcaagtGGAACAGCCGCCTCTACTTATTTTGGTAAACCGAAAGAagtaaattgggtggttgttacattaaaaaaagtctATAATTTGAACACAaatttttcatgtttctatcttgaacgtaattaaatcatgtaggatctgtatgaaattcaacaacttaatttcttcttgttgagatgacctgatacaatctagtaagagtggttagttgctggaCTCATGAAATTAACAAGATCACATGAgatttcaaactgcaggaaaatcactagaacgtcttgatgcattctcaatcatccaggaaagtaaatctccaaaagttgattctgttcatctggacgtagcgttttgtgggatgagtgatgaaacatttctcccagatgaacagaatcaacttttggagaaaatCACTACAGTTATAAGAAgcagacaactacacacacacaacatgtatgctattgctttttattgtggtctaacctgtcaaggacaaaaacgtacagAAAATTCagcatcaagccttgaaatcatagcttCCCTACTTTTGTCAACCCTGGATTGGTGAcatggtggttagtgctgttgtaTTATagtaagaaggtcctgggttcaaatccacaatctggcTAGTTTACACTgatttctctctgggtattctggtgtcttcccacagttaaaagtcatgcagttattAGAGTTAGCTTAGGTTgtttggtgattctaaattcaCCATAAATGTTAATGCAAAcggttgtttgtctctatgtgaTTGACTGGTGAGCTGTCCAGTGTGTACCATGCCTCGTAACCTTGCccaggataaagataggaggatcTTAGTTGTTGTAGACCCATTCAACTTTCATGTTAACTAgactctagactttgttgaataTTATGTAATATAATGtcaacatgtagtatttaagtgattAAGTAGTACTGTGTTAAAGGTTATTGAATagtgtttaaataaaatgaccaaattgtgaaggattaaaatattccaagagctcaacttacttcatctaaacatgtttcaatcacgttttatgaacacaaaaagcACAGGTTTACTGAATATgaataagttgtgttgatttaactcagttgtttaagtttctgtcAAAGCAAAACGTTTGTGTGCAACCAATGCCCAttattgaatcaagtaaatccaacatgccctttttttcagtgcacaacGAGATAACAGATGAATGTCTGCTTTACTCTGAtcagtttctctgttttttggttttttcgtgtttgtgtctgcaggcaAGATTTAACTGTTAGAAGTaggtagttttttgtttgtttgtttatcccAGGCCCACAGAGGaataaaatctatttttagGATCTTTCTAGCTATtaacataacttttaaattcAAAAGAGTAATCACAGAAAACATATACATAAAATATAGACTTCAGCTGCATGTAGTCTTTGAGCTCTTGGTCAAAGTCAAGGTGGAATTACACATTATTACTCTGCTGCTTACAAAAGAACTTACCTTTAGAGAGGTTATTCACCAGGAATTGCTACTGCACCCTCAGCATACCTGATTCTCTCAGCCTTGAGCTAAAAtgtgtttctattttatttctacagactgattaaataaaaaaaacacccgaAATAATTTCGTGAAAAGCAAAATATCATAAAATGTTTCCAGTGTTTCAAATCTTCAGTTACtgtcagcacagagaaaaaataaatatgtaattgtttgtttctctttgttacattttaaattctCTTCAACTTTCATCAAATGCTCTCTGCTGGATTTTAAATGATCATGTTGACATATTTATGTCTAAGTTCTCACCTcagaggaggaaaaataaactaaaaaataatcaaacttTTACATTTAAGAAAGCTGGAGGTTTAGTTTCTGTTTGTTGTCTTCAGAGGAAGAAAATTGAAAATTAATCAAGATGATCATTTCAAATGAGTTACTGATCATTTAATTcattagaggaaaaaaatatgacaCTTAAGTTGTTCGATTATTTAGTTTAGTATGAGAACAAaaactaaaagagaaaaaaaaatgaacgtAGATTTTTTAAACCATTTCGATTGTTAGACACGCAGAGATAACCACAGGTATGTTAGCTTTGATATGACGACAAgagcaaaaaaacagaagaaaaataatgGAGCTCCAAGTTCAAATAGAGCTGATGAATGTGCTGAAGACCAAAGAGGAAATCTGATATgattcacacacagacacatgattCTACTGCTGAACCAGTCTGACCAGGATACTGACACACATAATCTTTCCATCAACACAGTGATGCTGAGGAGCTGATGAATAATTTAATCATTGAATAAATAACCTTGATTTATTGGTTTTAGATATGGAATATTTAAGGTTTTTAAATCAGTTTCTTAAAAACAGGTTATGTCATCAGACCTTGTTAGTTTGAACTAATTATATTAATATTCAGGATGTTTTTATTGTATCTGATTCTACTGGGCTCTAACAGACGGGCAGGTGGAGCTAACACAGCTATGTTCGCTCTAACAGAAGCTTTAGCTGCACTGAAGTGAAATCATTTCACAGTCAGACCATGAGCACAAAACAAGAACAGGACAGGAAATAAAAGGTGTTCTTAGAataaaagcagacagaaacagtAACAGATGCATGTGTTGTTTGTCAGTAAATGTGAGCGACACTCTGACAGGCTGTAACTTGTACTGGACAGTCTCCTGTCCCACATGGTGATACGCTGAATTATCAGAGCACAGATCAAACATCCAGGGCACCTCTGCTTGTTCCTGTTCTCTACATCACAGAcatgaacctgctgaagtttacTCACATTATTATACATCATACTGATCCTCACACACTGAACAGAAACCACATTCTGTCTTCAGACTGTGACAGGTGGAGTGGGTTTCCAGCCTCCACctgtgtgtacttcaagaacctgaaaatatttattgtatttcaggGTTTCATTAAGTTATTTGACAGAAAGATCAGCTGACTGTGAGGGCTCAGAGTCAGCtgtgactttgtttttgtttgtcaaaCATGTGAACTCACAGCTGATAGATGGAGGAATGTGGTTGCTAAGGTGACGCTGTGTGTGCTGATGTCACAGATCTGAGGTGTGTCTGTATAAAAACAGCTGACAAGGAAACACAGCTCAGTTAGTTTGTCGCTGTTTAGCACAGaagttgatttttatttattcattgatttatttgtttactttttttgctcattaattttgtttttatatttattattcacTTTTTTCCAACATGATGATCAGAAAAGACTTTGAGGATTTCAGAGATTACTTCAGAAAAACAGTAAGTGttttataattatatatttGAGTATTTTGTACAAAGATCGACAAAGTTACATAAAAAGTCCATTTATGTCACTCTGATGCTACTAGGAGACATCAAAAATGTGGAGTTTAAACGAGTAGCTGAAAGTCAAGtctctcagttttatttaaaccaAAAGATTTAACCTCATGCAGTGAAGTTTTAACTCTGGTCTGGTTTACATGTTACTTCCCAAACAATTAGTTTCATATTGAATTAGttagtttgtttgtgtgtaaatgtcATCAGGTTGGGTAAAGTCACGTGAATATGATCGCTTGGTCAGCAGTGCAGTTTccagcacagagacaaagaagtgtaatatctgtgtcagtgtgatgtgttgtagtttAAGGACTCAGTATACAGCCAGAGACGGATCTACTGAGGTGGCATGGAGTGGCATTTGCCACCCTACAATGATCTCTTGCCACCTCTAGTGTCACAGTAGTTTTATATATgacattgttttttattaagGGTTGGCAAGAGATTATTTTTGGGTGGCACATGCGAGTCTATGCCACCTCTGTAGATCTGCCCCTgagttttaaatggttgtacaaaaaaGTCAGAATCCCTGTTTACATTTTAAGGGATATTACACAATGTTAAGCTTGCATATGTGTAAAGAAATGCATTACATCCAgcccacttatccaattcactTATTATCAACACGTTTCActgtataaatatttatataacacaCATCCCGTCATtgatcttatttattttatattatgcgacaagcagtgagtgtgtgtactcCTCAATCTGAAcagttgtactttgacctttaacctctctgctctgtgttgttttcacTTTCAGATCAGAAAATTTTCACTGCTAAGCCTGGACAGAAGAACGTCACTCTtccatgtcgagctccaaacaacagcagcagcatcaccggtgtagagtggagcagagctgacctggaaGATGAATATGTGCTTTTGTACCAGGATGACCAGCTTGATACAaccaaccagcatccatcttttaagaatcaggtggatctgcaggacagacagatgaaggatggagacgtgtctttgattctgatgAATGTGACgtttaatgacactggaacatacgagtgtcgcGTCAAGACAGGAAATCATCACAAGAAAAGAGCTAATCTGGGTGGTGACCCCATCAGCATCATCACACTGAGAGTTTTTCCTCCATGTGAGTGAgcagagttgagtgtgtgtgtgtgtgatcagaggtgaagctgcttcatcttcatttaacCTCATTGAGTCTAGTTTAGGCTAAGTTAGCTTCAGCAGTCAGTATACAGCCAGGAGCAGCTAGTGCCAGTACTAGCAAGATAGCAACACTTTGAACATAGCTACTATTAACACTGAATTTAAATTCTATCACTGTATCCATTTCATAGTGTTACCCCCCACCTACAACCTGGATTTATTTCTTGTTATCAATAGAAACCTTCATATTATTGTGCCAGAGAACTATTAaccaataaaatataaaaactggtGCATAGGTTGCAGTCTGCACTTTCAACACAAGCTGAAATGTTGTTTCACTGTCAGCTTAAATTTCTCATGTGACTTGGAGGTGTGGCCTGTCCTTGACCCCAAAACTACAAAACTACAGTGGCACTAGGGGTGGCACATGCCACTCCATGCCACCTCCGTAGATCCGCTCCTGAGTTTGCATTTGCATTGATTACATTTTAAGGCATATTACACATTGTAAAAGCTGCATGTGTAAAGAAATGGTTTTGATTTTGCCACGCTAAGAACATTTCATTACATCCAGCCCTGTATACTCTATATTGTTCAGTGTATGTAGCTACAGaaaaggcagcatgcagagactcacagtgtcttataatgagaggctgctttctctTACTATCAGCACAAACGTCAGTTATGACGTATTTATTTGTAATCGTCCTACAGTCCGTTTGCGTCACTCTAACGCGACTAAGAGACATCAAAAGTGTGGCGTTTGAACGagtggctgaaaaacaaatgtttcagctTTTTTAAACCTCAAATTTAACCTCATGTAGTCAAGTTTTAACTCAGATTCtcttattcatttaaaataccAACAAACATAACATTTACAATAATCTAAGAGTCAGAtaagcagaaacagaaacacgGAAATGTCTGCTGTAACTGCGTCGCTCTGCTCGACTTTGCTGATTGTCGGTGTCTtcgtgtttgtctctgcaggtgaggtTTATAAACCAAACGGTGTTTCCCTCTGAGATAAAGAGGAATAAACATCAGTCTGGTTTACATGTTACTTCCCAAACATTTAGTTTCTGAGCGTCTGCGTGTGTGACGGCATCACGAAGCCTGTTGGTGTCCGTGGATTTACCCGCTTGGTCAGCGGTGTTGTTTCCAGCACAGAGACTAAGaagtaaatgtgtgtgtcagtgtgatgtgttgtagtttCAGGAGCCAGTATACAGCCAGAGGTCGAACTACAGAGATGGCATTGATTGGcatgtgccaccctaaaatgatcttTTGCCACCTCTAGTGCCACAGTAGTTTTTTTATATGACATTGTTGTTTATTAAGGTGTGGCAAGAGATTATATTAGGCTGGCACATGCCTCTCTATGCCACCTCTGCAGATCTGCCCCTGAGTTTTAAAAgtacaaagaaatgtcagaatcaTTGTTTACATTGTAAGGCACATTACACAATGTTACACTGATATGTGTAAAGAAATGgttttgattttgccaccctaaGAACATTTCATTACACCCAGCCTTGTATACAGatacaaagctttttgttcagtgtatacaaacagctgtagctccataaaggcagcatgcagagactcacagtgtcttataatgagaggctgctttctctcacacattatggtcacttattatcagcacatgtttcactgtaaatatgtttttatataacaCTGCTTCTTACATTCATCTTAATTATTTTATGTAACACTACAAGCAGTGAGTGTGTCTTCACTCTGAATGGCTGCTGTATTCAATTGAGTTCAAttccattttaatttatttagcaccaaatcaaaacaactgtcacctcaaggtgctttatattgtacgggtagaccctacaataatacatacagagaaaaggctCATGGAGGGGCGGCCGTCTGCTGCGACCAGTCGGAGGTTAAGGGAGGGACATAGggcaaagacatgctgtggaagagagacagagattaataataattaatgattaaatgcagagaggtctattaaaaCATAGTGAGTTAGAAAGCTGACTGAAGGAGGGATACTTAATGCATCAtaggaatcccccagcagtctCTATTACAGCATAACTAAGCGACgattgtactttgacctttaacctctctgctctttgttgtttcctcttttagACCAGAAAGTCATCACAGCTGAGCCTGGACAGAACGCCGCtttgacatgtcgagctccaaacaacaacagcagcatcacCGGTGTAGAGTGGAGCAGGGCTGACCTGGGAGATGAATATGTCCTTTTGTATCGGGATGGGCGGTTCGATCCAGAAATCCAGCATCCATCTtataagaaccgggtggatctgcaggacagacagatgaaggatggagacgtgtctttgattctgaacgatgtgacgattaatgatgcTGGAGCATACGAGTGCCGTGTCAAGACAGGAACAAACATAAGGAAAAGAGCAAATCTAGATGGTGACCCCATCAGCATCATCACACTGAgagttgatcctccaggtgagtgagtagagttgagtgtgtgtgtgatcagaggtgaagctgcttcctggttgttgatgtttgtttctaaagatgttgttgatgagactttgtagaaagcagctggtctgagtgatgtgatcagagtgcagtagataatgtctgacagcagtttgaagaggaaatggattctgttctgttcttcactcatcacctacctgacagctgacacctcacacctgtttctcacctgcaggtcgaCCAGAGGATGGATCTGTTGGATTGATCGTCGGTCTGAGTGTTACTGCTGtgcttcttgttgctgctgttgttggttttctggtctacaaaaaacataaacaacagcagAGTCAGGATTCATACCAGCCTCCTGTTGAACTGTAGCATGTTTGAAGATGCAAGAGATGCCTGTATCACTAAGGCACCAAGCAGAGATCTGACTTCAGAAACTAAAACAATCACATCCATGTAGAAAACCAGAAGAGTTGCTTCATTCCAAAGAGATTTCACAGCAGAGACAATGTTAAAGAAAAAGCCAACTGTTCCTCAAGTaagaaaaaataacagataatcaaaaagaagaaaaagggcGGAGAACAAGTTGCAGTAAATGTATCATCTGAAAATGGAAAACTGCAATTATTTAAATTGCAGGTTATTTTAACCATAATATGACAAtccaatttaagaaaaaaaaaattctccagCATCTGTGGAAGAGTCCTAAGAAATTAGACCCAAAGTGATCCAAGAAGGCTCAAAGAGATTTTAACAACAGGCTGCTTGCAGTAGTAAACAAGTTTACAGTAGATGCTGCATAATGTTGAAAGAATTACTAAAGCTGAGACTGTTACTGTTAGCATTGTTAACAACATACATTGTCATGTATATATTTCCAACACTGAGCATTTTTGGCTTCTCATGTATTGGACAATTGTAAATTATTATAATTAGTAGACATGTTCAGTTTTGATGGTGTGTGTTAAatgtttcaaacacacacaggttttCATCATTTGATTGTATGTTTGGTCTGAGGCAGCTAAATTAGTTTGTAGAGAAAATGAATGTCAgatctgtgtttgtgagcttaGCCCTGCATATTTACATTTCTGTG
The sequence above is a segment of the Oreochromis aureus strain Israel breed Guangdong linkage group 3, ZZ_aureus, whole genome shotgun sequence genome. Coding sequences within it:
- the LOC120437524 gene encoding programmed cell death 1 ligand 1-like, coding for MKDGDVSLILMNVTFNDTGTYECRVKTGNHHKKRANLGGDPISIITLRVFPPYQKVITAEPGQNAALTCRAPNNNSSITGVEWSRADLGDEYVLLYRDGRFDPEIQHPSYKNRVDLQDRQMKDGDVSLILNDVTINDAGAYECRVKTGTNIRKRANLDGDPISIITLRVDPPGRPEDGSVGLIVGLSVTAVLLVAAVVGFLVYKKHKQQQSQDSYQPPVEL